Proteins encoded together in one uncultured Sphaerochaeta sp. window:
- the ilvD gene encoding dihydroxy-acid dehydratase has translation MDESKRRSAQMTEGADRSPHRSLMKALGWTDREIHMPIIGIVNGANEIIPGHIHLDRIVNAVKSGVRQAGGNPVSFPVIGVCDGIAMGHTGMKYSLASREVIADSIEIMATAHPFDALVFVPNCDKIVPGMLMAAARINIPSIFVSGGPMLAGKIPGDSSCGTSLSVMFEKVGSLAAGLISEEELLSYENNACPTCGSCSGMFTANSMNCLTEAIGMGLPGNGTVPAVYSARDRLAKEAGYQIMELLKKNIRPLDIMTKEAFANAMAVDMALGCSTNTMLHLPAIAHEAGVDLDIFMANDIAAKVPNLCHLAPAGPDHIEDLYEAGGVLAVMRELGEAGLLNADLPTVSAKTVGELYRAAPIYNHEVIRPIDNPFSKTGGIAVLRGNLAPDGAVVKRSAVDEKMLVHKGPARVFESEEDTIKAIFAGEIKAGDVIVIRYEGPKGGPGMREMLSPTSAIAGMNLDKDVALITDGRFSGATRGASIGHVSPEAAEGGPISLVQEGDTISIDIPKGELSLLVDEKTLLERKKQWVCKEPPITTGYLARYAKQVTSAATGAVFKK, from the coding sequence ATGGACGAAAGCAAGAGACGTTCAGCGCAGATGACTGAGGGAGCCGATAGGTCCCCCCACCGGTCACTGATGAAGGCACTTGGATGGACAGATCGTGAAATCCACATGCCGATCATTGGTATCGTGAATGGGGCCAATGAGATCATCCCAGGACATATTCACCTTGATAGAATTGTCAACGCTGTAAAGAGCGGGGTACGCCAAGCTGGGGGAAACCCAGTCTCGTTCCCTGTCATTGGGGTATGTGATGGTATTGCAATGGGCCATACAGGGATGAAATACTCTCTGGCAAGCCGTGAGGTCATCGCTGATTCCATCGAGATCATGGCAACAGCCCATCCTTTTGATGCTCTGGTTTTCGTCCCCAACTGTGACAAGATTGTCCCTGGAATGTTGATGGCTGCCGCTAGGATCAATATTCCTTCCATTTTTGTTTCCGGTGGACCGATGCTTGCCGGTAAGATTCCCGGCGACAGCTCCTGTGGAACGAGCCTCTCGGTCATGTTTGAGAAAGTGGGAAGCCTTGCAGCCGGATTGATCAGTGAGGAAGAGTTGCTCTCCTATGAGAACAATGCCTGTCCGACCTGTGGTTCTTGCAGTGGCATGTTTACCGCAAACAGCATGAACTGCCTGACTGAGGCCATTGGAATGGGACTCCCCGGCAATGGAACCGTACCAGCTGTCTACAGCGCACGGGACAGGCTTGCCAAGGAAGCAGGATACCAGATCATGGAATTGTTGAAAAAGAACATCCGTCCCCTGGATATCATGACCAAGGAAGCGTTTGCCAATGCTATGGCCGTTGATATGGCCTTGGGTTGCAGTACCAATACCATGCTCCATCTGCCGGCAATAGCCCATGAGGCTGGTGTTGACCTGGATATTTTCATGGCGAATGATATTGCCGCCAAAGTACCCAATCTTTGCCATCTTGCTCCTGCCGGCCCTGACCATATCGAGGACCTCTATGAGGCTGGTGGTGTACTTGCAGTGATGAGAGAACTGGGAGAGGCTGGACTGCTCAATGCAGACCTGCCAACGGTGAGTGCGAAGACGGTCGGGGAGCTCTATAGAGCAGCACCCATCTACAACCATGAGGTCATCCGTCCCATCGACAACCCGTTCAGCAAGACCGGGGGAATCGCCGTACTCAGGGGAAACCTTGCTCCAGATGGGGCTGTGGTGAAGCGGAGTGCTGTTGATGAGAAAATGTTGGTGCACAAAGGACCAGCGAGAGTATTCGAGAGTGAGGAAGATACCATCAAGGCAATCTTTGCTGGAGAGATCAAGGCAGGGGACGTTATTGTCATCCGCTATGAGGGACCGAAGGGAGGCCCCGGCATGCGTGAGATGCTCAGTCCCACCAGTGCAATTGCCGGTATGAACCTGGACAAGGATGTTGCCTTGATCACCGATGGCCGCTTCAGTGGTGCCACCCGGGGAGCTTCCATCGGACATGTCAGCCCTGAGGCTGCTGAGGGTGGTCCAATCTCCCTCGTCCAGGAAGGGGACACGATCAGCATTGATATACCAAAGGGTGAGCTCAGTTTGTTGGTCGATGAGAAGACGCTTCTTGAGCGGAAGAAGCAATGGGTCTGTAAGGAGCCGCCTATTACCACCGGGTATTTGGCCCGCTATGCCAAGCAGGTAACCAGTGCTGCCACCGGAGCTGTCTTCAAGAAATGA